One window of the Actinomyces wuliandei genome contains the following:
- a CDS encoding ABC transporter permease yields the protein MSLLLEALAYLLSPDSWSGRLALGTLLAQHVGYSLMAVALASLLGVPAGWWVGHYGRGTTWVQGLSGAVRALPTLGLVTLLGLLLGIGLAAPMVALVVLALPSILAGATSGVRAADAGAVDGARSCGMTELQVLTRVEVPLGVPLLLGGLRSASLQVVATATLAAYTGAGGLGRLMFLGLRTQRYEMMLASALLVIAVALASETFFSLLQRALAPASGRSNRKEQP from the coding sequence ATGAGCCTCCTGCTTGAGGCCCTGGCCTACCTCCTCAGCCCGGACAGCTGGTCGGGACGACTGGCTCTCGGCACGCTCCTGGCCCAGCACGTGGGCTACTCGCTCATGGCGGTAGCGCTGGCCTCGCTCCTCGGGGTTCCTGCGGGCTGGTGGGTCGGCCACTACGGACGCGGGACCACCTGGGTCCAGGGGCTGTCCGGCGCGGTGCGGGCGCTGCCCACCCTGGGGCTGGTCACCCTGCTCGGCCTTCTTCTTGGCATCGGGCTGGCTGCGCCGATGGTCGCCCTGGTCGTCCTGGCCCTGCCCAGCATCCTGGCCGGGGCCACCAGTGGCGTGCGGGCCGCCGACGCCGGGGCCGTGGACGGGGCGCGCTCCTGCGGCATGACTGAGCTACAGGTCCTCACCCGCGTCGAGGTCCCCCTGGGCGTCCCGCTGCTCCTTGGCGGCCTGCGCTCGGCCAGTCTCCAGGTCGTCGCCACGGCCACACTGGCCGCCTACACCGGGGCCGGAGGCCTGGGGCGTCTCATGTTCCTGGGGCTCAGGACACAACGCTACGAGATGATGCTCGCCTCGGCGCTCCTGGTCATCGCCGTGGCCCTGGCCTCGGAGACCTTCTTCTCCCTCCTTCAGCGTGCCCTGGCTCCAGCCAGCGGGCGCAGCAACCGAAAGGAACAGCCATGA
- a CDS encoding ABC transporter substrate-binding protein, with amino-acid sequence MTTFPGPGPTSLPGPVPPAAPAALPALSRRRLLGGGGLLAAAVVLSACSDSDPLAGDTGGTASGDGTIVVGSQQSDSNEIIAELYAQVMEDTGLRVSREYRISQRETYLSELESGGVTVIPEYSGNLLQFYDSQTSAGDAQAVQEALPGVLPEGLTVLEAARASDQDSYTVTRDFAQEHSLTSIGDLATLGRTVSVAANSEFEERPYGPEGVKDTYGVDVQVEPVEDSGGPMTLNALLDGSVDVADIYTADPAIEANDLVVLEDPEGLILPQNVIPLVASTLPQAAVDAINAVSAQLTTEELRALTTRSRQEQLGSDVIASAWLADKGLVR; translated from the coding sequence ATGACGACCTTCCCCGGCCCAGGCCCCACCAGCCTGCCTGGCCCTGTCCCCCCGGCGGCTCCAGCCGCGCTGCCCGCGCTGAGCCGTCGTCGTCTCCTGGGCGGGGGCGGCCTCCTTGCGGCCGCAGTGGTCCTGTCCGCCTGCTCCGACTCCGACCCCCTGGCCGGGGACACCGGGGGCACAGCCTCTGGTGACGGCACGATCGTCGTGGGTAGCCAGCAGAGTGACTCTAACGAGATCATCGCTGAGCTCTACGCCCAGGTCATGGAGGACACCGGGCTCAGGGTCAGCCGGGAGTACCGGATCAGCCAGCGCGAGACGTACCTGAGCGAGCTGGAGTCAGGAGGCGTGACCGTCATACCGGAGTACAGCGGGAACCTCCTGCAGTTCTACGACTCCCAGACGAGCGCCGGTGACGCCCAGGCGGTCCAGGAGGCGCTGCCGGGCGTCCTGCCTGAGGGTCTCACGGTCCTGGAGGCGGCGCGGGCCAGCGACCAGGACTCCTACACGGTGACCAGGGACTTCGCCCAGGAGCACTCCCTGACCTCGATCGGGGACCTGGCCACGCTGGGGCGCACCGTCAGCGTCGCTGCCAACTCGGAGTTCGAGGAGCGTCCCTATGGGCCAGAGGGCGTCAAGGACACCTATGGCGTGGATGTCCAGGTCGAGCCGGTCGAGGACTCCGGTGGTCCGATGACGCTCAACGCCCTCCTGGACGGCAGCGTAGACGTTGCTGACATCTACACTGCTGACCCCGCCATTGAGGCCAACGACCTGGTGGTCTTGGAGGACCCGGAGGGGCTGATCCTGCCGCAGAACGTCATACCGCTGGTGGCCAGCACCCTGCCCCAGGCTGCCGTTGACGCGATCAACGCCGTCTCTGCTCAGCTGACCACTGAGGAGCTGCGCGCCCTCACCACGCGTTCCAGGCAGGAGCAGCTGGGCTCGGACGTCATTGCCTCCGCCTGGCTGGCGGACAAGGGGCTGGTGCGCTGA
- a CDS encoding sugar porter family MFS transporter: MSTAPSVSATSQRQVDRRLFAIRSIATLGGLLFGYDTGVISGALPFLRNPASEGGLGLGSFEESVVTTSLTVGAAVGAAVGALVGGRLSDRFGRRRNIMTVAVIFLVGALGCALAPSYPALVAFRFILGLAVGGASATVPVYLSEISPVEIRGTMVSRNELMIVTGQLLAYTCNAIIATAWPGANAWRWMLVIATLPAIGLWVGIHLLPESPRWLADKGRAREMWDVLNQVRMPDAVKGEGEDILHRVEEERAMGKGSWADLRVPWIRRITFIGIGLAFLSQLTGVNGIMYYAPTILISTGLGTQASLVATIANGVISVISVYIGIAFFLKRLPRRRMILTGQTGCVSSLLALWLIFLLPESTARSYLVLLFMLTFLFFMQCFIGVTFWLMLAEIFPMRVRGLANGVAVFSNWVGNIIVAFTFPNLIELVQGNVFLIFALVNLGSLAFYARFLPETKGHSLEELERIFKKRYS, from the coding sequence ATGAGTACCGCCCCCTCCGTGTCTGCTACCAGCCAGCGGCAGGTGGACCGCAGGCTGTTTGCCATCCGCTCCATCGCCACCCTGGGCGGGCTCCTGTTCGGCTACGACACCGGGGTCATCTCCGGCGCCCTGCCCTTCCTGAGGAACCCGGCCTCCGAGGGTGGCCTGGGCCTGGGCTCCTTCGAGGAGTCGGTGGTGACCACCTCCCTGACCGTGGGCGCCGCCGTGGGCGCCGCCGTGGGCGCACTCGTGGGCGGACGCCTGTCCGACCGCTTCGGACGCAGGCGCAACATCATGACGGTCGCTGTCATCTTCCTCGTCGGCGCCCTGGGCTGCGCACTGGCTCCCTCCTACCCTGCCCTCGTGGCCTTCCGTTTCATCCTGGGCCTGGCCGTGGGCGGTGCCTCCGCCACGGTCCCGGTCTACCTCTCCGAGATCTCCCCGGTGGAGATCCGTGGGACCATGGTCTCACGCAACGAGCTGATGATCGTCACCGGCCAGCTCCTGGCCTACACCTGCAACGCCATCATCGCCACCGCCTGGCCCGGCGCCAACGCGTGGCGCTGGATGCTGGTCATCGCCACCCTGCCCGCTATCGGGCTGTGGGTCGGTATCCACCTGCTGCCGGAGTCCCCCCGCTGGCTGGCCGACAAGGGCAGGGCACGGGAGATGTGGGACGTCCTCAACCAGGTACGCATGCCTGACGCCGTCAAGGGCGAGGGCGAGGACATCCTGCACCGCGTGGAGGAGGAGCGCGCCATGGGCAAGGGGTCCTGGGCGGACCTGCGGGTGCCGTGGATCCGCAGGATCACCTTCATTGGGATCGGGCTGGCCTTCCTGTCCCAGCTGACCGGGGTCAACGGCATCATGTATTACGCCCCCACGATCCTCATCTCCACCGGGCTGGGCACGCAGGCCTCGCTCGTGGCCACGATCGCCAACGGGGTGATCTCGGTGATCTCGGTCTACATCGGTATCGCCTTCTTCCTCAAGCGGCTGCCCAGGCGGCGCATGATCCTCACCGGGCAGACCGGCTGCGTGTCCTCGCTCCTCGCGCTGTGGCTGATCTTCCTGCTGCCGGAGTCCACCGCCCGCAGCTACCTGGTGCTGCTGTTCATGCTGACCTTCCTGTTCTTCATGCAGTGCTTCATCGGGGTGACCTTCTGGCTCATGCTCGCCGAGATCTTCCCCATGCGGGTGCGCGGCCTGGCCAACGGGGTGGCCGTGTTCTCCAACTGGGTGGGCAACATCATCGTGGCCTTCACCTTCCCCAACCTCATTGAACTGGTCCAGGGCAACGTGTTCCTTATCTTCGCCCTGGTCAACCTGGGGTCCCTGGCCTTCTACGCCCGGTTCCTGCCGGAGACCAAGGGACACAGCCTGGAGGAGCTCGAGCGCATCTTCAAGAAGCGCTATTCTTGA
- a CDS encoding TIM barrel protein codes for MNAFTLAACAEMIYLDRPFLERVEAIAAHGTDVEIWDWTTKDLDALAATGVPVVSMTGYVEGDLTTEEGTARLLSTAEDSLRAAERLSCPVLNVHGTGLGEGGIPVVANEHPTPADWLRAADTLRRLAELGQREGRVFTLENLNLPVDHPGCPFALAHDTRTLVQAVDSPWLRMNLDLYHAQIGEGNLIELCRQSLPWVGEIQVADVPGRAQPGTGEISYRAVALALAEAGYRGNIGMEAWARGDGEDGSTPVSDAALEEFVRTFTVEVAGEGTAEPPARTAAETTGRAAS; via the coding sequence ATGAATGCTTTCACTCTTGCCGCCTGCGCCGAGATGATCTACCTGGACCGTCCCTTCCTGGAACGCGTCGAGGCCATCGCCGCCCACGGGACCGACGTGGAGATCTGGGACTGGACCACCAAGGACCTGGACGCCTTGGCCGCCACTGGCGTGCCCGTCGTCTCCATGACCGGCTACGTCGAGGGCGACCTCACCACCGAGGAGGGAACTGCCCGCCTCCTGTCCACCGCCGAGGACTCCCTGCGGGCTGCCGAGCGGCTGTCCTGCCCCGTCCTCAACGTCCACGGCACCGGCCTGGGTGAGGGCGGCATCCCTGTGGTGGCCAACGAGCACCCCACGCCCGCCGACTGGCTGCGTGCCGCGGACACCCTGCGCCGCCTGGCTGAGCTGGGGCAGCGTGAGGGGCGCGTCTTCACCCTGGAGAACCTCAACCTGCCCGTGGACCACCCTGGCTGCCCCTTTGCCCTGGCCCACGACACCCGCACCCTGGTCCAGGCGGTGGACTCCCCGTGGCTGAGGATGAACCTGGACCTCTACCACGCCCAGATCGGTGAGGGGAACCTTATCGAGCTGTGCCGCCAGTCCCTGCCCTGGGTGGGAGAGATCCAGGTCGCTGACGTCCCTGGCCGCGCCCAGCCCGGAACCGGGGAGATCAGCTACCGGGCAGTCGCCCTGGCCCTGGCAGAGGCGGGCTACCGAGGCAACATCGGCATGGAGGCCTGGGCGAGGGGCGACGGCGAGGACGGCTCCACCCCCGTCTCCGACGCCGCCCTGGAGGAGTTCGTGCGCACCTTCACCGTCGAGGTCGCTGGCGAGGGCACTGCCGAGCCTCCTGCCAGGACCGCTGCTGAGACCACCGGTAGGGCAGCCTCATGA
- a CDS encoding Gfo/Idh/MocA family oxidoreductase has translation MTLPTPDPVSTSPASPAVGPPASARVRAALVGAGRIGSHHARALAREVPGADLTTVVDPRVEAAQALAEELGARAVPTIEEALADDTLDAVLITTPAALHTSAITTAAKAGRHVFTEKPITTTLEDAHTVIDACRDADVHLQVGFNRRFAPGFVAARKAVEDGRVGRVRLMRSVTRDPGPFTADPLSTPRGTIFLETLIHDFDTLLWLNPGAKVLSVHAHADALVRPDAKADGFLDTAVVTIVFDNGATAVAEACFEASYGYDVRGEVLGDVGMVTMGCGRTSDMTYFGAQGAAWDTSRADTDLLHTAYVAELDAFVRTVRGEDVAASGAVVGGLPGPEAGLASLRVAHAAITSASQNRTVTLEETSA, from the coding sequence ATGACCTTACCCACCCCTGACCCAGTCAGCACCTCTCCCGCCAGCCCCGCTGTCGGCCCACCCGCCTCTGCACGAGTCAGAGCCGCCCTGGTGGGCGCCGGGCGCATCGGGTCCCACCACGCTCGGGCGCTAGCCCGGGAGGTCCCCGGGGCGGACCTGACGACCGTGGTCGACCCCAGGGTCGAGGCTGCCCAGGCCCTGGCCGAGGAGCTCGGCGCCCGGGCCGTGCCCACCATAGAGGAGGCCTTGGCTGACGACACCCTTGACGCGGTGCTCATCACCACTCCGGCGGCACTGCACACCTCCGCCATCACCACCGCCGCGAAGGCGGGCAGGCACGTCTTCACCGAGAAGCCGATCACCACGACGCTCGAGGACGCGCACACGGTGATCGATGCGTGCCGCGACGCCGACGTGCACCTCCAGGTCGGCTTCAACCGGCGCTTCGCCCCTGGGTTTGTCGCCGCTCGCAAGGCCGTGGAGGACGGGCGCGTCGGACGAGTACGCCTTATGCGGTCGGTGACCCGAGACCCAGGCCCCTTCACCGCAGACCCGTTGTCCACCCCGAGGGGGACGATCTTCCTGGAGACCCTCATCCACGACTTCGACACGCTCCTGTGGCTCAACCCCGGCGCCAAGGTGCTCTCCGTCCACGCCCACGCCGACGCCCTGGTCCGCCCCGACGCCAAGGCAGACGGCTTCCTGGACACCGCCGTGGTCACCATTGTCTTCGACAACGGGGCCACCGCCGTGGCCGAGGCCTGTTTCGAGGCCTCCTACGGCTACGACGTGCGCGGGGAGGTCCTGGGAGACGTCGGCATGGTCACCATGGGGTGCGGCCGCACCAGCGACATGACCTACTTCGGGGCACAGGGTGCCGCCTGGGACACCTCCCGGGCGGACACCGACCTGCTGCACACCGCCTACGTCGCCGAGCTTGACGCCTTCGTGCGCACGGTACGCGGGGAGGACGTCGCCGCCTCGGGCGCAGTCGTCGGGGGACTGCCCGGCCCCGAGGCCGGCCTGGCCTCCCTGCGCGTGGCCCACGCCGCCATCACGTCAGCCAGCCAGAACCGCACTGTCACGCTTGAGGAGACCTCCGCATGA
- a CDS encoding LacI family DNA-binding transcriptional regulator produces MASPTKGRGSGSRGQVTLVDVAREASCSVSLASIVMRGAPGASEVTRARVKAVADRLGYRPDQRARGLRRVRSGLIGVTFRVHHPFHADLVEGLYRAVGDSGYELVLGGVVRGTDDVEAAEPLLRDRCEALVMVGPTVRPARLESLAAEIPVVAVARPLRVEGVDVVRIDDGGGIAMAVEHLRELGHRRITHIDGAGAPSSVERVAGYLSAMDAHGLAGQASVVRGGTEEADGVRAAAHVLEAQERPTALTVFNDRCATGVVNRLIQAGVDVPGEMSVVGFDDSGQAVTALVPLTTVAQDTRLMARTAFERAVARAGRRYLPGEQVLVPRLVPRDSSGPVPPEAAGR; encoded by the coding sequence GTGGCGTCACCTACTAAGGGGCGCGGCAGCGGGTCGCGTGGGCAGGTCACCCTGGTCGATGTGGCCCGCGAGGCCAGCTGCTCCGTCTCCCTGGCCTCGATCGTCATGCGCGGGGCTCCTGGCGCCTCCGAGGTCACGCGGGCGCGGGTCAAGGCCGTGGCCGACCGCCTGGGGTACCGCCCGGACCAGCGGGCGCGGGGCCTGCGCAGGGTTCGCTCCGGCCTTATTGGTGTCACCTTCCGTGTTCACCACCCCTTCCACGCCGATCTTGTCGAGGGGCTCTACCGGGCGGTGGGGGACAGCGGCTACGAGCTCGTCCTGGGCGGCGTGGTCAGGGGCACGGACGACGTCGAGGCCGCTGAGCCGCTGCTGCGCGACCGCTGTGAGGCGCTGGTCATGGTGGGACCCACTGTGCGCCCTGCCCGCCTGGAGTCCCTGGCCGCCGAGATCCCGGTCGTCGCGGTCGCCCGCCCCCTGCGGGTCGAGGGGGTTGACGTCGTCCGCATTGATGACGGCGGGGGCATCGCGATGGCTGTTGAGCATCTCCGCGAGCTCGGTCATCGTCGTATCACCCATATCGACGGCGCCGGTGCCCCGAGCTCGGTCGAGCGGGTCGCAGGCTACCTGTCAGCCATGGATGCTCACGGGCTGGCGGGGCAGGCCTCGGTGGTCCGTGGCGGGACGGAGGAGGCTGACGGGGTGCGAGCCGCGGCTCACGTGCTGGAGGCACAGGAGAGGCCGACGGCCCTGACCGTGTTCAACGACCGGTGTGCCACGGGTGTGGTCAACCGTCTCATCCAGGCTGGTGTGGATGTGCCCGGTGAGATGAGTGTCGTCGGTTTTGACGACTCCGGGCAGGCCGTGACCGCTCTTGTCCCCCTCACGACTGTGGCTCAGGACACTCGTCTGATGGCGCGGACTGCGTTTGAGCGGGCCGTGGCCCGGGCGGGCAGGCGGTACCTACCGGGGGAGCAGGTCCTGGTGCCGCGCCTGGTACCGCGTGACTCCTCCGGTCCCGTGCCTCCTGAAGCGGCTGGCCGCTGA
- a CDS encoding dihydrofolate reductase, producing MIWAQDITGLLGAGGGMLWRVPADFRHFRAATLGCGVVMGRRTWESLPGPLAGRRNVVLTSSPSWQAEGARPAPSLRSGLAAAAAGVLAAPDPREGRARDLPRLWVIGGGSVYEQAMGTGLPDVLVVSVLDLDARSRARQRGLPESSLVRAPGISTEEWRLDPARSDPPGTWRERSGDARWRVETWRHR from the coding sequence ATGATCTGGGCGCAGGACATCACCGGCCTGCTGGGGGCAGGTGGGGGCATGCTGTGGCGGGTGCCGGCGGACTTCCGGCACTTCAGGGCTGCCACCCTGGGCTGCGGCGTCGTCATGGGGCGCAGGACGTGGGAGTCCCTGCCCGGCCCCCTGGCCGGGCGGCGTAACGTGGTGCTCACCAGCAGCCCCTCCTGGCAGGCTGAGGGCGCGCGGCCAGCCCCGAGCCTGCGCTCAGGCCTGGCCGCCGCGGCCGCCGGGGTGCTGGCCGCCCCCGACCCGCGCGAAGGGCGTGCCCGGGACCTGCCCCGCCTGTGGGTCATCGGCGGTGGCAGCGTCTACGAGCAGGCGATGGGCACCGGGCTGCCCGACGTCCTGGTGGTCAGCGTGCTGGACCTGGACGCACGCAGCCGTGCCCGGCAGCGAGGGCTGCCGGAGAGCTCCTTGGTGCGGGCACCAGGGATCAGCACCGAGGAGTGGAGGCTCGACCCGGCACGCTCCGACCCTCCGGGCACGTGGCGGGAACGCTCCGGCGACGCCCGATGGAGGGTCGAGACCTGGCGGCACCGCTGA
- a CDS encoding thymidylate synthase — MRTERHPALAALGLHPPAQADAAYENLLAEVLSHGTAKRDRTGTGTRSLFARQLRYHLADGFPRLTTKFVAMKAVKGELLWFLRGHSNVDWLQERGIHIWDEWAGDDGELGPVYGVQWRSWPTRDGGAIDQISQLITTLRTDPDSRRMVVTAWNVSELDAMALHPCHAFFQCYVTEGRLSLQVYQRSADLFLGVPFNIASYALLTHMLAQQADLEPGELVWTGGDCHIYDNHVDQVREQLSRVPQAFPFPVLRLERAASIDSYTMDDIDASHGYRHHPAIKAPVAV; from the coding sequence ATGAGGACTGAGCGTCACCCGGCGCTGGCTGCGCTGGGGCTCCACCCACCAGCACAGGCCGACGCCGCCTACGAGAACCTCCTGGCTGAGGTCCTCTCTCACGGCACCGCCAAGCGGGACCGGACAGGGACGGGTACCCGGTCCCTGTTCGCCCGCCAGCTGCGCTACCACCTGGCAGACGGGTTCCCTCGCCTCACGACAAAGTTTGTGGCCATGAAGGCCGTCAAGGGCGAGCTGCTCTGGTTCCTGCGGGGGCACAGCAACGTAGACTGGCTCCAGGAGCGGGGCATCCACATCTGGGACGAGTGGGCCGGTGACGACGGCGAGCTGGGTCCTGTCTACGGGGTCCAGTGGCGCTCCTGGCCCACCCGTGACGGCGGGGCCATTGACCAGATCAGCCAGCTGATCACCACCCTGCGCACCGACCCCGACTCCCGGCGTATGGTCGTCACCGCCTGGAACGTCTCCGAGCTCGACGCCATGGCCCTGCACCCCTGCCACGCCTTCTTCCAGTGCTATGTCACCGAGGGTCGGCTAAGCCTCCAAGTCTACCAGCGCAGCGCCGACCTGTTCCTGGGCGTCCCCTTCAACATCGCCTCCTACGCCCTGCTGACCCACATGCTGGCGCAGCAGGCAGACCTGGAGCCCGGGGAGCTGGTCTGGACCGGCGGGGACTGCCACATCTATGACAACCACGTAGACCAGGTGCGTGAGCAGCTGTCCCGGGTTCCCCAGGCCTTTCCCTTCCCCGTGCTGCGCCTGGAACGCGCCGCCTCCATCGACTCCTACACGATGGACGACATTGACGCCTCCCACGGATACCGCCACCACCCCGCTATCAAGGCCCCTGTCGCCGTGTGA
- a CDS encoding OsmC family protein, whose amino-acid sequence MSEHSATTPSPPSAVWAERVGTRQYIGRNANGAEVRVGMGSGEFSPGELLKIALATCNTLSADHRLAKALGDDFAATVGCSSVKNEEEERYESLQVEIVTDLSALDPEKRQLLAHRVEGAIERSCTVGHTIERGATVSLDIVDPDED is encoded by the coding sequence ATGAGCGAGCACAGTGCTACTACGCCCTCCCCCCCGTCTGCCGTCTGGGCTGAGCGGGTAGGGACCCGCCAGTACATTGGGCGCAACGCCAACGGGGCCGAGGTCAGGGTAGGAATGGGGTCAGGTGAGTTCTCCCCCGGGGAGCTGCTGAAGATAGCCCTGGCAACCTGCAACACGCTGTCGGCAGACCACCGCCTCGCCAAAGCCCTCGGAGACGACTTCGCCGCGACCGTCGGGTGCTCCTCGGTCAAGAACGAGGAGGAGGAGCGCTACGAGTCCCTCCAGGTAGAGATCGTCACCGACCTGTCCGCCCTGGACCCTGAGAAGCGTCAGCTCCTGGCCCACAGGGTGGAGGGTGCGATCGAGCGGTCCTGCACCGTCGGCCACACGATCGAGAGGGGAGCCACGGTCTCCCTGGACATCGTCGACCCGGATGAGGACTGA
- a CDS encoding DUF2505 domain-containing protein: MRKTITITYPTSPARAAQMLADPGYQNLRVERLDLDDASATVTPDDQGSDHGFVTTITGTVPPSRLPAAAARFVRSGVSFAVSETWGEAAPDGTRTGSYDIDVKGAPVKVAATATMAPAGDATTVTVDVDVEVTVPLVGKSIEERAASRVSRVVEDEERRAAAWLAQH, from the coding sequence ATGAGGAAGACGATCACCATCACCTACCCCACCTCTCCCGCCCGAGCCGCCCAGATGCTTGCTGACCCCGGCTACCAGAACCTTCGTGTGGAACGACTCGATCTTGACGACGCCTCCGCCACGGTCACGCCGGACGACCAGGGCAGTGACCACGGCTTCGTCACCACGATCACCGGCACCGTGCCGCCCTCGCGGCTACCTGCTGCTGCGGCACGGTTTGTCCGTTCCGGGGTCAGCTTCGCAGTCTCCGAGACGTGGGGGGAGGCTGCACCAGACGGCACCCGGACGGGCAGTTATGACATTGACGTCAAGGGAGCACCGGTGAAGGTGGCGGCCACGGCCACCATGGCACCGGCCGGAGACGCCACCACCGTCACAGTTGACGTTGACGTCGAGGTCACGGTACCGCTGGTCGGCAAGAGCATTGAGGAGAGGGCCGCCTCCCGAGTGAGCCGAGTCGTGGAGGACGAGGAGAGGCGCGCCGCAGCCTGGCTCGCGCAGCACTGA
- a CDS encoding sensor histidine kinase: MPTFLPAALRDVADLSDADLDWIHQLVADWQVVADLSTCDLVLWVRTRTGPFVAAGHTRPSGGATVHLEDVIGRRMPASREVMAERALTTGEVQVATEPYWTGTAAVQEEYVPVVRAGSPVAVVTRETSVGVIRGGRIVDREMEQLADLLCQMVAEGTFPLTGAGTTIRHGTPRVADGVVHLGEDGTVLYASPNGRSCFYRLGIKGDLGGVLLAAAVTSIIPARTQVDETLAVVLMGRQAWLTEVEAGGVFLSLRSIPLTLQGRRAGAVLLVRDITEVRRREQALLSKDATIREVHHRVKNNLQTVSALLRMQARRASNEETRHALSEAERRVTTIATVHDALSHSADEHLELDEILSSILRMAAAVASPTSRVETRVQGSFGSVGASAAQALATVLAELVTNAVEHGLEGRDGEVCVRAERDGDTLEVHVTDNGVGLQPGALMTGLGTRIVTTLVRGELRGSIEWLPAAKGRGTAVVIRARLSSGS; this comes from the coding sequence GTGCCGACCTTTCTCCCCGCAGCCCTGCGTGACGTCGCGGACCTGTCCGACGCCGACCTGGACTGGATCCACCAGCTAGTTGCCGACTGGCAGGTCGTTGCGGACCTGTCCACCTGTGACCTGGTGCTGTGGGTGCGTACGCGCACTGGTCCCTTTGTCGCTGCGGGACACACCCGTCCCTCCGGGGGCGCCACCGTCCATCTTGAGGACGTGATCGGTCGGCGTATGCCTGCCTCTCGTGAGGTGATGGCAGAGCGTGCCCTGACCACCGGGGAGGTCCAGGTTGCTACCGAGCCCTACTGGACCGGGACGGCTGCGGTCCAGGAGGAGTATGTCCCTGTAGTTCGCGCGGGCAGTCCCGTCGCGGTTGTCACCCGCGAGACGTCGGTGGGGGTGATCCGGGGCGGTCGTATCGTGGACCGGGAGATGGAGCAGCTGGCCGATCTCCTGTGCCAGATGGTGGCAGAGGGGACTTTTCCGCTCACCGGCGCCGGCACGACTATCCGTCACGGTACCCCACGCGTGGCTGATGGTGTGGTCCACCTGGGCGAGGACGGTACGGTGCTCTACGCCAGTCCCAACGGACGCTCCTGCTTCTACCGTCTCGGTATCAAGGGAGACCTGGGAGGAGTGCTGCTGGCGGCGGCGGTCACGTCCATCATCCCGGCGCGGACGCAGGTCGACGAGACGCTTGCGGTAGTACTCATGGGACGCCAGGCGTGGCTCACGGAGGTAGAGGCTGGTGGTGTCTTCCTGTCACTGCGCTCTATCCCGCTGACCCTGCAGGGCAGGAGGGCCGGGGCCGTCCTCCTGGTCCGCGACATCACCGAGGTGCGGCGTCGCGAGCAGGCCCTTCTCAGCAAGGACGCGACAATCCGCGAGGTGCACCACCGGGTCAAGAACAACCTTCAGACGGTGTCCGCGCTGCTGCGCATGCAGGCGAGACGGGCCTCTAACGAGGAGACGCGCCACGCCCTGTCTGAGGCGGAGAGGCGCGTGACGACTATCGCCACTGTTCATGACGCCCTGAGCCACAGCGCCGACGAGCACCTGGAGCTGGACGAGATCCTCTCCTCGATTCTGCGGATGGCCGCTGCGGTCGCTAGCCCTACCAGCAGGGTCGAGACCCGCGTCCAGGGGTCCTTCGGCTCTGTGGGAGCCAGTGCGGCCCAGGCTCTGGCGACCGTGCTCGCCGAGCTGGTGACCAACGCGGTCGAGCACGGTCTTGAGGGCAGGGATGGGGAGGTTTGTGTCCGCGCCGAGCGCGACGGGGACACGCTGGAGGTTCACGTGACGGACAACGGGGTCGGGCTGCAGCCTGGTGCCCTTATGACTGGACTGGGGACCCGCATCGTCACCACCCTGGTACGGGGCGAACTACGCGGATCCATCGAGTGGCTGCCCGCTGCGAAGGGCCGAGGTACGGCGGTGGTCATCAGGGCGAGGCTGAGCAGCGGGTCCTAG
- a CDS encoding WhiB family transcriptional regulator → MDWRSQAACLTVDPELFFPVGNTGPAIAQIARAKEVCARCEVVDTCLKWALENGQDAGVWGGMSEDERRSLKRRAARARRSS, encoded by the coding sequence ATGGACTGGCGAAGCCAGGCTGCATGTCTTACCGTCGACCCCGAGCTCTTCTTTCCTGTCGGCAACACAGGTCCAGCCATTGCTCAGATCGCACGAGCCAAGGAGGTGTGCGCCCGCTGCGAGGTCGTGGACACCTGTCTGAAGTGGGCGCTGGAAAACGGTCAGGACGCAGGTGTCTGGGGCGGGATGAGCGAGGACGAGCGCCGTTCCCTCAAGCGGAGGGCCGCGCGCGCGCGCCGCTCGTCCTGA